From Spirochaetota bacterium, the proteins below share one genomic window:
- the dctP gene encoding TRAP transporter substrate-binding protein DctP, which yields MADRKPKYVWKLAMHNQETIRMINILTLYFTQRVMETTNWDMKFVWYGGGIMGDEKDYIEKMKSGQLQGAGIIGPINEVICPGISVLELPFLFDNWDEVIYVRKKMRSRIDKIAEKNKFKVIAMIDVGFEHLYSTKYPLRTPEDFEKSKILTWHGSLEVELLKALGATPVPLSISEIVPSIRAGVVDSCISPSCWWLTTQLYRITKYINPIPIRYDTGLFVVLLKTWNRIPDKYKTAILIIASDVENRLNNEGRQVCTDALQGMIDYGCEEVKMTSEEIELFRIKTKPLWEMVAGRVYSQELLDEVMNHLEMYRAMDWRG from the coding sequence ATGGCGGATAGAAAGCCTAAGTATGTTTGGAAGTTGGCTATGCATAATCAGGAAACAATCAGAATGATAAATATTTTAACACTATATTTTACTCAAAGGGTTATGGAAACTACTAATTGGGATATGAAATTTGTCTGGTATGGTGGAGGCATAATGGGAGATGAGAAGGATTATATCGAGAAAATGAAGAGTGGTCAATTGCAGGGAGCTGGGATTATTGGACCTATAAATGAGGTTATATGTCCTGGTATATCTGTATTAGAACTCCCCTTCCTCTTTGATAATTGGGATGAGGTGATATATGTTAGAAAAAAGATGAGGTCTAGGATAGATAAAATTGCAGAAAAAAATAAATTCAAGGTCATAGCAATGATAGATGTAGGTTTCGAACATCTATATTCAACAAAATATCCCTTAAGGACACCTGAGGATTTTGAGAAGAGCAAAATTTTAACATGGCACGGCTCTTTGGAGGTGGAGTTATTAAAGGCTCTTGGGGCGACGCCAGTTCCATTGAGTATTTCAGAGATTGTCCCTTCAATAAGGGCAGGTGTGGTGGATAGTTGCATATCTCCATCCTGCTGGTGGTTAACAACACAACTCTATCGTATTACAAAGTATATAAATCCTATTCCAATTAGATATGACACAGGATTATTTGTAGTCTTATTGAAGACATGGAATAGAATCCCTGATAAATATAAGACAGCTATTTTAATTATCGCATCAGATGTAGAGAATCGTTTAAACAATGAAGGTCGTCAAGTCTGCACTGATGCGCTTCAGGGGATGATTGATTATGGATGTGAGGAAGTCAAGATGACTTCAGAGGAGATCGAGTTATTTAGAATTAAGACAAAGCCACTTTGGGAAATGGTGGCTGGAAGGGTATATTCTCAGGAATTGTTGGATGAAGTGATGAACCATTTGGAAATGTATCGTGCAATGGATTGGAGGGGTTAG
- the dctP gene encoding TRAP transporter substrate-binding protein DctP, which yields MRRMVYSLVFLSGFLLFAFCLSILMAEKKPKYVWKWASLGQDSIKMVSVITVDFTQDVLKATNGDLKFVWYMGGVMGDEEDYVAKMRIGQLQGAMITGTSNATVCPGISVMELPFLFDSYEEARYVRDKMKPKIEKISEKNGFKVLAMACLDEHFYSAKYPLRNPEDFRKSKILTWHGPLEVEVLKALGASPIPVNVPEVVPSMRSGVVDGAISPSAWWLAAQLYTITKYINPLIIRFDTGVIIVVLKEWIKLPVSQRKAIEQIAIKLEKTFDRETYKVLEEAKIGMIKYGCTEVKMTPEEIEVFKKRTRPVWDNMAGKLYPKALYEEVLAHRNKYRARKR from the coding sequence ATGAGGAGGATGGTTTATTCGTTAGTATTTTTATCAGGGTTTCTGCTTTTTGCTTTTTGCTTATCTATCTTAATGGCTGAAAAAAAGCCAAAGTATGTTTGGAAATGGGCATCGCTGGGTCAGGACTCAATTAAAATGGTAAGTGTTATCACAGTAGATTTTACCCAGGATGTCCTAAAAGCAACGAATGGGGATCTTAAGTTTGTCTGGTATATGGGCGGGGTGATGGGAGACGAGGAAGATTATGTTGCAAAGATGAGGATTGGTCAACTGCAAGGGGCAATGATTACAGGAACATCTAATGCAACTGTCTGTCCTGGGATATCTGTGATGGAGCTGCCTTTTCTTTTCGATAGTTATGAGGAAGCGCGTTATGTAAGAGATAAGATGAAGCCTAAAATTGAAAAAATTTCTGAAAAAAATGGCTTTAAGGTATTAGCTATGGCATGTTTGGATGAGCATTTCTATTCAGCAAAATATCCCTTAAGAAATCCAGAAGATTTTAGGAAGAGTAAAATATTGACATGGCATGGCCCACTGGAGGTTGAGGTTTTGAAGGCTCTTGGGGCTAGTCCAATTCCTGTAAACGTGCCAGAGGTTGTTCCATCAATGAGATCAGGTGTTGTCGATGGAGCAATATCTCCATCCGCTTGGTGGTTGGCTGCGCAACTCTACACAATAACAAAGTATATCAACCCACTAATTATTAGGTTTGATACGGGTGTTATAATAGTTGTATTGAAGGAATGGATTAAGCTGCCAGTCTCTCAGAGAAAAGCTATTGAGCAGATAGCTATAAAATTAGAGAAGACCTTTGATCGCGAGACTTATAAGGTGCTGGAGGAGGCAAAAATAGGAATGATTAAATATGGATGTACAGAGGTAAAGATGACACCTGAGGAGATTGAGGTCTTCAAGAAGAGGACCAGACCAGTTTGGGATAATATGGCTGGAAAGCTGTATCCCAAGGCTTTATATGAGGAAGTATTGGCACATAGAAATAAGTATCGAGCCAGAAAGCGATAG
- the dctP gene encoding TRAP transporter substrate-binding protein DctP, whose amino-acid sequence MKKRRIYLFSSVLLGLFLVGFCVSKVIAAKKPKHVWKWATLGQDTIKMVSILTVDMTRDVLKLTNGDLKFVWYMGGVMGDEEDYVAKMRIGQLQGAMISGTSNAMVCPGISVLELPFIFNDLEEVCHVREKIRPTIYKLTEKNGFKLLAMGSFDEHFYSAKYPMRRPEDFEKSKFLTWHGPLEVEVLKALGASPIPVNVPEVVPSMRSGVVDGAISPSIWWLAAQLYPITKYLNPIPIRYDQAVFIVLLKEWNKLPSNQQKGIQKLWVKVEKIFEKEAVTLSEEAKRGMIDYGCIEVKMTPKEIEVFKKRTRPVWDNMAGKVYSRELLDEVLGHIKDYRAKKGKKR is encoded by the coding sequence ATGAAGAAGAGGAGAATTTATTTGTTTTCGTCAGTTTTATTGGGATTGTTCCTAGTTGGGTTTTGTGTTTCAAAGGTAATTGCGGCAAAAAAGCCTAAGCATGTATGGAAATGGGCAACCCTGGGTCAGGATACAATAAAGATGGTGAGTATTTTGACCGTGGATATGACGCGTGATGTTCTAAAATTGACTAATGGTGATCTAAAATTTGTCTGGTATATGGGTGGAGTGATGGGAGATGAAGAGGATTATGTGGCTAAGATGCGGATTGGTCAACTGCAAGGGGCGATGATTTCAGGAACGTCCAATGCAATGGTATGTCCCGGAATATCTGTATTGGAGCTACCCTTCATCTTTAATGATTTAGAGGAAGTCTGTCATGTAAGGGAGAAGATAAGGCCTACAATATATAAATTGACGGAAAAGAATGGATTTAAATTATTAGCAATGGGAAGCTTTGATGAACATTTTTATTCGGCGAAATATCCAATGAGGCGACCTGAGGATTTCGAAAAAAGCAAATTTCTTACTTGGCATGGCCCTCTTGAAGTGGAGGTGTTAAAGGCTCTTGGAGCGAGTCCAATTCCTGTAAATGTCCCTGAGGTTGTGCCTTCCATGAGGTCAGGTGTGGTAGATGGAGCTATATCACCCTCTATCTGGTGGCTGGCTGCGCAACTTTATCCAATTACAAAGTATTTGAATCCAATTCCAATTCGATATGATCAGGCTGTATTTATCGTATTACTGAAGGAGTGGAACAAACTACCGTCGAATCAGCAGAAGGGTATTCAGAAATTATGGGTGAAGGTTGAGAAAATATTTGAAAAAGAAGCGGTTACACTATCAGAAGAAGCTAAGAGGGGTATGATTGATTATGGTTGTATTGAGGTAAAGATGACTCCTAAGGAGATTGAGGTTTTCAAAAAGAGGACGAGGCCAGTATGGGATAATATGGCTGGTAAGGTGTATTCAAGGGAACTCTTAGATGAGGTTTTGGGTCATATAAAAGACTACCGAGCAAAGAAAGGTAAAAAGAGGTGA
- a CDS encoding AIR synthase-related protein, which translates to MGCSKIRIEVFYIIPDSREDILLKKINRLGFHLNRIFITDNYLINADLSNEDILRIAKSIIQPVTQDYKINIPHYPDSFDYAVEIGFLPGVTDNISNTARETIEDLLKKKFEPQKSIFTSKTYFFSGNISREEAYSIGLELHNPLIHRMHLLSHDDYLKNDGMGLELPVVRMRERSESIEVDMEMSDDDLMILGKEGIADEDGKRRGTLALDMLSLKAIRDYFKYKECRNPTDIELESIAQTWSEHCKHRIFASRLDDIDEGIFKRYIKQATERIISDRGDDFCVSVFEDNSGGIKFDENYVISDKVETHNSPSALDPFGGAITGIVGVNRDTIGFGLGAKPIANRFGFCFASPFDNRSLYRDKDENSKLLPPRRIMEGVIHGVNVGGNCSGIPTPQGFIYFDERYRGKPLVFVGTIGLIPRYINGKSSVHKCARDGDNIVVIGGRVGRDGIHGATFSSEALTHGSPATAVQIGDPITQKKFSDAITKEAMDKRLYNSITDNGAGGLSCSVAEMGRESGGFEVNLNKVPLKYSGLAPWQIWVSESQERMTLAVPPEKLEEFIGLMERRGVETAVIGRFNNTGRGVVAFNGRKIFDLDMQFLHEGLPQKILKTNYNKKSNPYPPFPKPDNLTKVFCDMISRLNTSSFEFISSQYDHEVQAGSVIKPLQGRGRANSNATVIKPQLDSLKGVVISQGLYPSYGDIDTYWMAACSIDTAIRNAISVGGTLKRIALLDNFCWCDSENPTRLAELKDAARACYDFAVAYGTPYISGKDSMFNDFRGYDENYEEVFISIPPTLLISSIGIVENVNRCQTIDFKFEGDQIYILGKTEDEIGGSEYLAYIGEKTSGRGYIGDNIPKVDSTKNMDLYKAFETATERELLASSISIERGGIGVAISKSAIAGMRGFTLDLSRIPAKKHLRIDTLLYSESQGRFLVTVNRSKIIEFERIFRDLPVKQVGEVLKDDRIEIKNGDDSNLIMTDVIKLRDSYKELFKDM; encoded by the coding sequence ATGGGATGTTCAAAAATCAGAATAGAGGTTTTTTATATAATACCCGATTCACGAGAAGATATCCTTCTGAAAAAAATTAACCGATTAGGATTTCACCTAAATAGAATATTCATCACTGACAATTATCTCATCAATGCAGATTTATCCAATGAAGATATACTTAGGATTGCCAAGTCTATAATACAGCCCGTTACACAGGACTATAAAATAAACATACCCCACTACCCAGATTCATTTGATTATGCAGTTGAGATAGGATTTTTGCCGGGAGTTACAGATAATATATCCAATACAGCAAGAGAAACAATCGAAGATCTTCTGAAGAAAAAATTTGAACCTCAGAAGTCGATTTTCACATCAAAAACATATTTCTTCAGCGGAAATATAAGCAGAGAGGAGGCCTACAGCATTGGTCTGGAATTGCACAATCCACTGATTCACAGAATGCATTTATTATCTCATGATGATTATCTCAAAAACGATGGAATGGGATTGGAATTACCTGTTGTAAGGATGAGAGAGCGATCGGAGTCCATTGAGGTCGATATGGAAATGTCAGATGATGATCTAATGATATTGGGCAAGGAAGGCATAGCCGATGAAGATGGGAAAAGAAGGGGCACACTTGCACTGGATATGCTATCGCTTAAAGCAATCAGGGATTACTTCAAGTATAAGGAATGCAGAAATCCCACAGATATTGAGCTTGAATCCATTGCTCAAACCTGGAGCGAGCACTGCAAGCATAGAATATTCGCCTCAAGGCTGGATGATATTGATGAAGGCATATTTAAGAGGTATATTAAACAGGCTACAGAGAGGATTATTAGTGATAGGGGGGATGATTTTTGCGTTTCAGTATTTGAAGATAATTCTGGCGGGATAAAATTTGACGAAAATTATGTAATCTCCGATAAAGTAGAAACCCATAATAGCCCAAGCGCTCTTGATCCATTCGGCGGTGCCATAACAGGCATTGTTGGAGTGAACAGGGATACTATTGGATTTGGGCTCGGCGCAAAACCAATAGCCAATAGATTCGGATTCTGCTTCGCTTCCCCCTTTGACAATAGATCCTTATACAGGGATAAAGATGAGAACTCAAAGTTACTCCCCCCGAGGAGAATAATGGAGGGTGTAATCCATGGAGTAAATGTAGGTGGGAACTGTTCAGGGATTCCTACTCCTCAGGGTTTTATATATTTTGATGAGAGATACAGGGGCAAGCCATTGGTTTTTGTTGGGACAATTGGACTCATTCCTCGATATATAAACGGAAAATCTTCTGTTCATAAATGCGCCAGAGACGGCGATAATATAGTCGTTATAGGCGGCAGGGTTGGACGCGATGGAATTCATGGAGCAACCTTCTCTTCTGAGGCCCTCACCCATGGCAGCCCTGCTACAGCGGTTCAAATAGGAGATCCTATTACGCAGAAAAAGTTTTCAGATGCCATTACAAAGGAGGCGATGGATAAGCGTTTATATAATTCAATAACAGATAATGGAGCTGGTGGATTATCCTGCTCAGTTGCAGAGATGGGTAGAGAGTCGGGAGGATTTGAGGTTAACCTCAATAAGGTGCCGCTTAAATACTCTGGTCTTGCCCCATGGCAGATTTGGGTGAGCGAATCTCAAGAAAGGATGACATTAGCAGTTCCACCAGAAAAACTTGAAGAATTTATTGGTCTAATGGAGAGAAGAGGGGTGGAGACTGCGGTTATCGGACGATTTAATAATACAGGCAGGGGAGTGGTTGCCTTTAATGGCAGGAAAATCTTTGATCTGGATATGCAATTTTTACATGAAGGGCTGCCGCAAAAAATACTAAAGACTAATTATAATAAAAAGTCAAATCCCTATCCTCCCTTCCCTAAACCTGATAATCTAACAAAAGTATTTTGTGATATGATTAGCAGATTAAACACATCCTCCTTTGAGTTTATCTCCTCACAATATGATCATGAGGTCCAGGCTGGTTCAGTAATAAAACCCCTCCAGGGAAGGGGTAGAGCGAACAGCAATGCAACTGTAATAAAGCCACAACTGGATTCCCTCAAGGGAGTGGTAATATCACAGGGGCTCTATCCATCCTATGGCGACATTGATACTTATTGGATGGCAGCATGTTCTATTGATACTGCTATTAGGAACGCCATTTCAGTGGGAGGAACATTGAAGAGAATCGCTTTGCTCGACAACTTTTGCTGGTGTGATTCTGAGAATCCGACAAGATTAGCTGAGTTAAAGGATGCTGCTAGAGCCTGTTATGATTTTGCTGTGGCTTACGGTACCCCCTATATTTCCGGAAAAGACAGCATGTTTAATGATTTCAGGGGATATGATGAAAACTATGAAGAGGTATTCATTTCTATACCACCAACGCTTCTTATCTCCTCCATTGGCATAGTAGAGAATGTGAATAGATGTCAGACCATTGACTTCAAGTTTGAAGGAGATCAAATCTATATACTGGGCAAAACTGAAGATGAAATAGGTGGAAGCGAATACCTTGCTTATATAGGGGAAAAGACTTCAGGAAGAGGGTATATTGGAGATAATATCCCCAAAGTTGATTCAACAAAGAACATGGACCTGTATAAAGCCTTTGAGACTGCAACTGAACGAGAGCTATTAGCTTCCAGCATCAGCATCGAGCGAGGGGGGATTGGTGTTGCTATCTCAAAATCAGCCATTGCAGGAATGCGTGGATTCACTTTAGACCTTTCAAGAATCCCGGCAAAAAAACACCTCAGAATCGATACGCTTCTGTACTCAGAATCCCAGGGCAGGTTTCTTGTCACAGTCAATCGATCAAAAATAATAGAATTTGAGAGGATATTTAGGGATTTGCCTGTCAAGCAAGTTGGGGAGGTGTTGAAGGATGATAGGATTGAGATAAAAAACGGAGATGATTCTAATTTAATAATGACAGATGTTATTAAATTGAGGGATTCATATAAGGAGTTATTTAAAGATATGTAA